A single genomic interval of Brevibacillus brevis harbors:
- a CDS encoding DUF5050 domain-containing protein — translation MVHHKGKWMISIAMAVCLIVVFGFHQQTMATAPTKKPVINVMGSDPVNINSNRSFVTVQGEWIFYNNDGLYKIKKDGSSLQKLSSDWADNLNVVGDWIYYTRNKPRKEIYQLEMPHFDINDTYEDVTELMKIKTDGSSKTVIKSGSLAEGDRNNVHQLYVVGDIIYYADGYGPLYRMDTNGKNQKKLLDQFEEVYFYQDWIFYTNKSGLLYKMKRNGTQKKVVSKDKELTLIGLSGDFIYYTKWVNDKGVVDVYKIGLKDGKTALVKKGLPPAENPIIVAGKHLYYISEIKDAHTVGRMNMTDGKTTPLYPLGSISSQAINIGGDFIFFYDYQASDRDKKDLFKVKLGENKVEKVTSKVK, via the coding sequence ATGGTGCACCATAAAGGGAAATGGATGATCAGCATTGCGATGGCAGTATGTCTGATTGTGGTCTTTGGTTTTCATCAACAAACAATGGCGACTGCGCCAACGAAAAAGCCAGTGATAAATGTTATGGGCAGCGATCCTGTCAATATCAATTCAAATCGAAGCTTTGTCACCGTTCAAGGAGAGTGGATTTTTTATAACAACGATGGCTTATACAAAATCAAAAAGGATGGAAGCTCTCTTCAAAAGTTGAGCAGTGATTGGGCCGATAATCTGAATGTGGTAGGGGACTGGATTTACTATACGCGCAATAAGCCTAGGAAAGAAATCTATCAGCTTGAGATGCCCCATTTCGATATCAATGATACGTATGAAGATGTGACGGAGCTCATGAAAATCAAGACAGACGGCAGTTCGAAAACAGTCATCAAAAGTGGAAGCCTTGCGGAAGGGGATCGCAATAACGTACACCAATTGTATGTAGTAGGCGATATCATCTACTACGCAGACGGTTACGGTCCTTTGTACAGGATGGACACGAACGGCAAAAATCAAAAGAAGCTGCTTGATCAGTTTGAGGAAGTTTATTTCTATCAGGATTGGATTTTTTACACCAATAAGAGTGGTCTTCTATACAAAATGAAGCGGAATGGAACGCAAAAAAAGGTCGTAAGCAAAGACAAAGAACTGACCCTTATCGGTCTGTCTGGTGATTTCATTTACTACACAAAATGGGTAAACGATAAAGGCGTCGTCGATGTTTATAAAATCGGACTAAAGGATGGGAAAACCGCTCTCGTCAAGAAAGGGTTGCCTCCAGCAGAAAATCCGATCATTGTCGCCGGGAAGCATCTATACTACATCTCAGAAATAAAGGACGCACATACGGTAGGCAGAATGAATATGACGGACGGCAAGACAACCCCACTGTATCCATTGGGCAGCATTTCCAGTCAAGCAATAAACATCGGAGGAGATTTCATCTTTTTTTACGACTATCAAGCTTCCGATCGTGATAAAAAAGATCTATTCAAAGTGAAACTGGGCGAAAACAAAGTGGAAAAGGTAACCTCAAAGGTGAAGTAA
- a CDS encoding peptide-binding protein gives MKKGKGWLKPLALLSLTGALLVGCSSGNNASPGTPAPTQKPVEQVAPQATSTDDEKPIDGGTFTHSTTSDIVTINPIFGNDTASGDVMEYTQAYLYNRNPSFDLAVYPWSLAAELPKISEDGLTYTIKMKNNAKWSDGTPITADDLIFTINAIKTPETGSPEITKYDKVKEMKKLDDYTVEIKLTQLYAPFAFGLMQKLAPAHVLKDVPFKDLQAHSYGKDPAKTPTSGPYKWSEWKQKEFHVLDANPNYWGEKKPHIQKVVYKIYADQNTQVQALMKGDVDLVDSIPVTQLEAVKAKGTINISTEPGPSYEYFAFNFDKKNFPNNYGLFEGQKTRQAIAHAINRQGIIDNILKGTGKIMDAPFLPGTWADPGDAAVHYEYSVEKAKQLLKEDGWVAGADGILAKDGNRFSFEFIFNSGNSRREQAAVVIQQNLKEIGIEAKPKALDFSALVDQYANPGKFQVLLLGWQLSDPDPDGISTFGKKAFPPGNNAGWYDNPKLDALWEKAVSTVKQEERAAIYKEVGKEISTNLPYVFMYQYGTPRGMTSRVKYKDEFKPVSMIPYGETFGFLNWWIDDTKK, from the coding sequence TTGAAAAAAGGGAAAGGTTGGTTGAAGCCGTTGGCGTTGCTCTCGTTAACCGGCGCGCTGTTGGTCGGTTGCTCAAGCGGGAACAATGCTTCGCCAGGAACACCAGCACCAACACAAAAACCGGTGGAGCAGGTGGCTCCTCAGGCGACCAGTACGGACGATGAGAAGCCAATAGACGGTGGAACGTTCACGCATTCTACCACGTCTGACATCGTCACGATCAATCCGATTTTTGGAAACGACACAGCATCTGGCGACGTTATGGAGTACACCCAGGCGTATTTGTACAATCGGAACCCGTCTTTTGATTTAGCAGTTTACCCTTGGTCCCTCGCAGCCGAGTTGCCGAAAATAAGCGAGGATGGCCTCACCTATACAATCAAGATGAAGAATAATGCGAAATGGTCCGATGGAACGCCAATTACGGCTGACGACCTGATTTTTACCATTAATGCCATTAAAACTCCTGAGACTGGATCACCAGAAATTACGAAATACGACAAAGTGAAAGAGATGAAAAAACTGGATGATTACACCGTAGAAATCAAATTGACTCAATTGTACGCTCCGTTTGCTTTTGGATTAATGCAAAAGTTGGCACCAGCCCACGTGTTGAAAGATGTACCGTTTAAAGACTTGCAAGCACATTCTTACGGAAAAGATCCAGCCAAGACACCTACTTCCGGACCGTACAAATGGTCAGAGTGGAAACAAAAGGAATTCCATGTGCTAGATGCTAACCCAAATTACTGGGGTGAAAAGAAGCCGCATATTCAAAAGGTTGTTTACAAAATCTATGCGGATCAAAACACACAAGTACAGGCTCTGATGAAAGGCGACGTTGACTTGGTAGATTCCATTCCTGTCACGCAGCTCGAAGCGGTGAAGGCGAAAGGGACGATCAACATTTCGACGGAGCCAGGTCCTAGCTATGAATACTTTGCCTTCAACTTTGACAAGAAGAACTTCCCCAACAACTACGGGTTGTTTGAAGGTCAAAAAACGCGTCAGGCCATTGCCCACGCAATCAATCGTCAAGGTATTATCGACAATATCTTGAAAGGAACCGGAAAAATTATGGATGCACCGTTCCTGCCAGGTACATGGGCAGATCCGGGCGATGCAGCAGTCCATTACGAATATAGTGTAGAGAAAGCAAAACAACTGCTGAAAGAAGACGGATGGGTAGCCGGGGCAGATGGAATTCTTGCCAAAGACGGCAATCGTTTCTCCTTTGAATTCATTTTCAACTCGGGGAACAGTCGTCGTGAGCAGGCAGCCGTCGTTATTCAGCAAAACCTGAAAGAGATCGGAATTGAAGCGAAGCCAAAAGCATTAGACTTCTCGGCTCTTGTCGATCAGTATGCCAACCCTGGTAAATTCCAGGTTCTGTTACTCGGCTGGCAATTGTCTGACCCAGATCCGGATGGCATTTCTACTTTCGGGAAAAAGGCATTCCCGCCTGGCAACAACGCTGGCTGGTACGACAATCCGAAGCTGGATGCGCTGTGGGAAAAAGCTGTATCCACGGTGAAACAAGAGGAGCGTGCAGCGATCTATAAAGAAGTCGGAAAAGAAATCTCGACGAACCTGCCATACGTATTCATGTATCAGTACGGAACGCCACGAGGCATGACTTCTCGCGTCAAATATAAGGATGAGTTTAAACCAGTATCCATGATTCCATATGGGGAGACCTTTGGCTTCCTGAACTGGTGGATCGACGATACCAAAAAATAA
- a CDS encoding ABC transporter permease, with product MTEYLVRRVLQAVLVLFLITVVSFGLMHAAPGGPLKVMLSPGMSPEAQLIQMKNMGLDQPVYIQYMKWVGNLLQGDLGHTFKNNVPVGDILWPTVWNTFVLMSVAWGLSMLIAIPWGIYNSTKQYGLSDQIASIVAYLGFAMPTFWFGIMLQQYFAMQLNLLPLSDMYTMGKEGQVSDLILHLILPVTVLTLVNIAAYVKYTRASMLEVLEQDYIRTARAKGMKERRVIFRHALRNALIPVVTIIGLDLPTLVAGAALTESVFNWPGMGRLFVEMAVAREYSVLMSITLLISLMVIIGNLLADLIYALVDPRVQLGRKGGRAA from the coding sequence TTGACTGAATATTTGGTACGCCGCGTACTACAAGCTGTGCTTGTCTTATTTTTGATCACCGTGGTTTCGTTCGGACTGATGCATGCAGCACCGGGGGGACCCTTAAAAGTCATGCTCTCACCGGGAATGTCCCCAGAAGCACAACTCATCCAGATGAAAAATATGGGGTTGGATCAGCCAGTCTACATTCAATACATGAAATGGGTTGGAAATTTGTTGCAGGGAGATTTGGGCCATACCTTTAAAAATAACGTTCCGGTTGGTGATATTTTATGGCCGACGGTCTGGAATACGTTTGTGCTCATGTCTGTAGCGTGGGGGCTTTCCATGCTGATCGCCATCCCGTGGGGAATCTACAACAGCACAAAGCAATACGGTCTGTCTGACCAGATCGCCTCCATTGTTGCCTATCTCGGATTTGCGATGCCGACCTTCTGGTTTGGGATTATGCTACAGCAGTATTTTGCGATGCAGCTGAATCTGCTCCCATTATCTGACATGTACACGATGGGGAAAGAGGGACAAGTAAGCGACCTCATATTGCACTTGATTCTACCTGTTACGGTGTTAACACTGGTGAACATTGCAGCCTATGTCAAATATACACGTGCTAGTATGCTGGAGGTTTTGGAGCAGGACTATATTCGGACGGCACGTGCCAAAGGGATGAAGGAAAGACGCGTTATTTTCCGCCATGCTCTGCGGAACGCACTAATTCCTGTTGTGACGATCATCGGATTGGATTTGCCGACTTTGGTAGCAGGTGCAGCATTGACTGAGAGTGTATTTAACTGGCCAGGCATGGGGCGTCTGTTTGTGGAAATGGCTGTAGCGCGTGAGTATTCTGTGTTGATGTCGATCACGTTGCTGATTTCACTGATGGTGATTATCGGAAACCTGCTTGCCGATTTAATTTACGCACTGGTTGATCCACGCGTGCAGCTTGGACGTAAAGGAGGCAGGGCAGCATGA
- a CDS encoding MFS transporter: MSLKPEALQSYIDSPDKQQRLYKRTLWIVVISQIFGGAGLAAGVTVGALLAQDMLGSESLAGIPSALLTLGSAVAALLVGRLSQRFGRRLGLASGFLAGGIGAIGVVIAAVANSIVLLFASLILYGAGTATNLQARYAGTDLAKPKQRATAVSIAMVSTTFGAVAGPNLVEVMGRFATSIGVPALAGPFILGAAAFILAGLVFWVLLRPDPFIVSKAIAEAQQVDQSLPSRLNENQLASNNRGIIVGATVMILTQIVMVAIMTMTPVHMKHHGHGLSEVGIVIGFHIGAMYLPSLLTGVLVDKIGRSTMAYASGVILLAASMTAAFAPADSMPLLITALVLLGLGWNFGLISGTALIVDATQPATRAKTQGTVDVLIALAGASGGALSGMVVANASYATLSLAGGVLSLLLVPVLIWSHRKSKHSVEISQN, from the coding sequence ATGTCACTCAAACCTGAAGCTTTACAAAGCTACATCGACTCCCCAGATAAACAGCAAAGACTATACAAGCGAACGCTCTGGATTGTAGTCATCTCACAAATTTTTGGCGGCGCAGGACTTGCGGCAGGTGTCACCGTAGGGGCTCTCCTTGCTCAGGATATGCTCGGTTCGGAAAGTCTCGCGGGCATCCCTTCCGCATTGCTCACGCTTGGCTCTGCTGTCGCTGCATTGCTGGTGGGTCGACTCTCTCAACGCTTTGGACGCCGTTTGGGGCTCGCTAGCGGCTTCTTAGCCGGAGGTATTGGCGCAATTGGGGTGGTTATCGCAGCCGTCGCAAACAGTATTGTCCTTCTGTTTGCTTCCTTAATTCTGTATGGAGCTGGCACCGCTACTAACTTGCAGGCCCGCTATGCAGGCACAGACTTGGCAAAGCCTAAACAGCGCGCGACTGCCGTAAGTATTGCCATGGTCTCCACTACATTCGGGGCCGTTGCAGGACCAAACCTGGTGGAAGTCATGGGACGATTCGCTACATCCATCGGTGTCCCCGCACTGGCTGGTCCTTTCATCCTGGGGGCCGCAGCCTTTATCCTCGCTGGTCTCGTATTTTGGGTATTGCTTCGCCCGGACCCGTTCATCGTTTCGAAAGCAATCGCCGAAGCACAACAGGTGGATCAGAGCTTGCCATCCCGTCTGAATGAGAATCAGCTCGCAAGCAACAACCGGGGAATCATCGTGGGAGCCACCGTCATGATTTTGACGCAGATCGTCATGGTCGCTATTATGACGATGACACCTGTACATATGAAGCACCACGGACATGGTCTCTCCGAAGTAGGAATCGTCATCGGTTTTCATATCGGTGCGATGTACCTCCCCTCGCTTTTGACGGGTGTACTCGTTGACAAGATCGGTCGCTCTACAATGGCATATGCTTCAGGTGTCATACTACTTGCAGCCAGCATGACTGCTGCTTTCGCGCCAGCCGATTCGATGCCGCTACTCATCACCGCTCTTGTGCTGCTCGGACTGGGCTGGAATTTTGGATTAATTAGCGGCACAGCGCTCATCGTAGACGCAACGCAGCCCGCCACTCGTGCGAAAACACAGGGAACGGTTGATGTCTTGATTGCCTTGGCTGGTGCATCCGGTGGAGCCCTGTCTGGTATGGTCGTCGCCAATGCCAGCTACGCAACACTTTCCCTTGCCGGAGGCGTTTTATCGCTGTTGCTGGTCCCTGTCCTGATATGGTCCCATAGAAAAAGCAAACACAGTGTAGAGATCTCCCAAAACTAA
- a CDS encoding ABC transporter ATP-binding protein, translating to MNREYLIEANHIRKYFPIKAGLLSRVIGHVKAVDDVSFGIRPGETFGLVGESGCGKSTLGRVVLNLQRATSGEVLFDGTNIHQVNRQENLKLRRDMQIIFQDPFGSLNPRFLVSDIIGEPLRVHLRASAKEIDERVVELMSLVGLDPSRRNRYPHEFSGGQRQRIGIARSIALSPRFIVADEAVSALDVSVQSQVLNLMMKLQKEMGLTYLFIAHGLNVVRHISDRVGVMYLGKMVEIARTDDLFAQPLHPYTAALLSAIPKPTPHRRQERIVLQGDVPSPANPPSGCRFHPRCPMAQERCSKEIPELIEVGQDRQVACHFPLA from the coding sequence ATGAACCGGGAATATTTGATCGAAGCAAATCATATCAGAAAGTATTTTCCGATTAAGGCTGGCTTGCTGAGCCGTGTCATCGGTCATGTAAAAGCCGTAGATGATGTATCTTTCGGAATTCGGCCAGGGGAGACATTTGGGCTCGTAGGAGAATCCGGCTGCGGGAAGTCGACGCTGGGGCGTGTCGTGCTGAATTTGCAAAGGGCGACGAGTGGAGAAGTGCTGTTTGACGGAACCAATATCCATCAGGTGAATAGACAAGAGAATTTGAAGCTGAGACGGGATATGCAGATTATCTTTCAAGACCCGTTTGGTTCGTTGAATCCACGATTTTTGGTAAGCGATATTATTGGAGAACCGTTACGAGTTCATCTGCGTGCATCTGCAAAGGAAATAGATGAGCGGGTAGTCGAGCTGATGAGTCTGGTGGGACTCGATCCATCGAGGCGAAATCGGTATCCGCATGAGTTTTCTGGCGGACAGCGGCAACGGATCGGTATTGCGCGGTCGATTGCACTCTCGCCACGGTTTATTGTGGCGGATGAAGCTGTTTCTGCACTGGATGTGTCCGTACAGTCACAGGTTTTGAACCTGATGATGAAATTACAAAAAGAGATGGGGCTGACCTATCTGTTTATCGCGCATGGTCTGAATGTGGTACGCCATATTTCTGATCGGGTAGGCGTGATGTACCTGGGGAAAATGGTGGAGATTGCACGAACGGATGACTTGTTTGCACAGCCACTGCATCCGTATACGGCGGCATTGTTGTCGGCGATTCCGAAGCCTACTCCGCATCGGCGACAAGAGCGGATCGTCCTGCAAGGGGATGTACCTTCTCCGGCCAATCCGCCGTCAGGTTGTCGTTTTCATCCTCGTTGTCCAATGGCGCAGGAGAGATGCAGCAAGGAGATTCCCGAGCTCATAGAGGTTGGGCAGGATCGCCAAGTCGCGTGTCATTTCCCTTTAGCATAG
- the hisC gene encoding histidinol-phosphate transaminase — MKQLPTTQSRKTLEKIQSYQPGMPIWEIKKMYGLSQIIKLASNENPLGPSPKIIRAILSALPELHRYPDANTTTLKEHLADHLELSPEHLIVTNGGDELIKLISETYLEPEDEIVVPSPTFGEYEFGAHLMGAVIKTVPLEADYAFNISAILAAITNRTKLVYLCSPNNPTGTYLTRQDLTALLDHLPDGVLVVLDAAYSHYATADDYTTGIEFVRQGYPVLVLQTFSKIYALAGIRVGFGVAHPSVIQKILKVKEPFNVNSLAQTAAITALSDVEHFEKSLTENTKGRKQLYDAFDEMNIPYTVSMSNFILAKLGPNAGRIYQELLERGIILRYGDTWGLPEHIRISVGTLEENQILIQNLRELLLIVGK; from the coding sequence ATGAAACAACTGCCCACGACACAATCGCGAAAAACATTAGAAAAGATACAATCCTATCAACCTGGAATGCCGATTTGGGAGATAAAAAAAATGTACGGACTCTCTCAGATCATTAAATTAGCCTCAAATGAAAATCCTCTCGGCCCATCCCCCAAAATCATTCGCGCCATTCTCAGTGCGCTCCCGGAGCTGCATCGTTACCCGGATGCCAATACAACGACGCTGAAGGAGCACTTGGCTGATCATCTTGAGTTAAGTCCGGAGCATTTAATCGTCACGAATGGCGGTGATGAACTGATCAAGCTCATTTCCGAAACCTATTTGGAGCCTGAGGACGAAATCGTCGTGCCTTCTCCGACCTTTGGTGAATATGAATTTGGCGCACATCTCATGGGAGCTGTCATCAAAACGGTTCCGCTTGAAGCCGATTATGCATTCAATATTTCTGCTATTTTGGCAGCCATCACGAATCGAACAAAGCTTGTCTACCTTTGTTCCCCAAACAACCCGACAGGTACCTATTTGACTCGTCAGGACTTGACTGCATTGCTAGACCACTTGCCAGATGGGGTGCTTGTGGTGCTCGACGCAGCATACAGTCACTATGCAACGGCTGACGATTACACTACAGGAATTGAATTTGTCCGCCAGGGATACCCTGTTCTCGTCTTGCAAACCTTCTCGAAAATTTACGCGCTTGCCGGTATTCGCGTCGGATTTGGTGTCGCTCATCCATCGGTGATCCAAAAAATCCTGAAAGTAAAAGAGCCGTTTAACGTCAATTCATTGGCACAAACAGCCGCCATTACCGCCCTTTCTGACGTGGAGCATTTTGAAAAATCCCTCACGGAAAACACCAAAGGCCGCAAGCAGTTATATGATGCATTCGATGAAATGAATATCCCTTATACGGTGAGTATGTCTAATTTTATCTTGGCAAAATTGGGGCCAAACGCAGGCAGGATTTATCAAGAGCTGCTGGAAAGAGGAATCATTTTGCGGTACGGAGACACTTGGGGGTTACCGGAGCATATTCGAATCAGTGTAGGTACGCTGGAAGAAAATCAAATCCTCATACAAAACCTCCGTGAGCTATTGCTTATCGTAGGAAAATGA
- a CDS encoding ABC transporter permease, with product MSQVQLQDDTVVETNRTGGQLPTNPVGQKPPGLWTTAGKKFMRNPYAVSGLIVLLFFIGIAVFADWVAPHDPAKIDFMITNLPPGTEGHVLGTDELGRDILSRLIHSSRVSMLVGFSVAFAAVVIGTLIGAISGYFGGWIDTCFMRLVDVMNSIPSLFFNILVLALFGAEFIYMILILSLTSWTSVARLVRGQFLQLREMQYVEAARAIGVSHWGIITRHLIRNAMAPIIVYATLMVGSAILSESGLSYLGLGIQPPQTSWGLMLSKAQEFMLVDPLQALYPGLCILLVVLAVNFVGDGIRDAFDPRKKKKNPKRRLNKWNVTSSK from the coding sequence ATGAGTCAAGTACAGCTTCAGGATGACACTGTCGTTGAAACGAATCGGACAGGAGGGCAGCTTCCGACGAATCCCGTTGGACAAAAACCTCCTGGACTCTGGACAACCGCCGGCAAAAAATTTATGCGGAACCCGTATGCCGTTAGTGGCTTAATCGTACTCCTGTTTTTTATTGGAATTGCTGTGTTTGCCGATTGGGTCGCACCGCATGATCCGGCAAAGATTGATTTTATGATTACCAACCTGCCTCCTGGAACAGAAGGGCATGTGCTCGGAACAGACGAGCTCGGTCGTGATATTTTGTCCCGCCTCATTCATAGCAGCCGGGTGTCTATGCTGGTCGGCTTCAGCGTTGCTTTTGCTGCGGTTGTCATCGGGACGCTGATTGGAGCGATTTCTGGTTATTTCGGCGGCTGGATCGATACCTGCTTCATGCGTCTCGTTGACGTGATGAACTCCATTCCGAGTCTGTTCTTTAACATTCTGGTTCTGGCTCTCTTCGGTGCGGAATTTATCTACATGATCCTGATTTTGTCGCTGACGAGCTGGACAAGTGTGGCACGTCTAGTGCGCGGACAGTTCTTGCAGCTACGGGAAATGCAGTATGTGGAAGCAGCGAGAGCGATCGGCGTTTCACACTGGGGCATTATTACGCGTCACCTGATACGTAATGCAATGGCTCCGATCATTGTGTACGCGACTCTCATGGTTGGTTCGGCCATTCTGTCAGAGTCAGGTCTTTCTTATTTAGGCTTGGGGATTCAACCGCCTCAAACAAGCTGGGGATTAATGCTGAGCAAGGCACAGGAATTCATGCTGGTCGATCCTTTGCAAGCACTTTATCCTGGTCTTTGTATTTTACTCGTGGTGCTCGCGGTTAACTTCGTCGGAGACGGCATTCGCGATGCATTCGACCCACGGAAGAAAAAGAAGAACCCGAAAAGGAGGCTGAACAAGTGGAACGTAACATCCTCGAAATAA
- a CDS encoding aminotransferase class I/II-fold pyridoxal phosphate-dependent enzyme, whose amino-acid sequence MIQGQTPLFNGLRKHAQKNPIQFHIPGHKKGKGMDPEFRWFMGKNALSIDLINIEPLDDLHQPKGIIKQAQELAAEAFGADHTIFSVQGTSGVIMTMIMAVCNPGDKIIVPRNVHKSIMSGIVLSGATPVFLHPEIDPVFGISHGITPQAVEKALEQHPDAKAVLVINPTYFGIAGDLKSIVQIAHARGVPVLVDEAHGSHVHFHPKLPLSAMQAGADMAASSMHKLGGSLTQSSLLNIQGNLVSIQRVQAIYSMLTTTSTSYLLLASLDVARKRLVTSGKTLLDQTIQLANEARAQINKINHLYCIGREIIGTNGAFAHDPTKLVISVKDLGITGYEAEKWLRDRYNIEVELSDLYNIVCIITPSDTKEDLQILVYALEELAAGSEDQGNRKSRPKMQLPKIPVLAVTPRDAFYAPTEMIPVEQSVGRIIAEFVMVYPPGIPIFIPGEIISEENLIYTKKNIEAGLPVQGFEDPTLQTIRVIKE is encoded by the coding sequence TTGATTCAAGGGCAAACGCCGCTCTTTAACGGGCTGAGAAAGCATGCCCAGAAGAATCCAATCCAATTCCATATACCAGGTCATAAGAAGGGGAAAGGGATGGATCCTGAATTTCGATGGTTCATGGGAAAAAATGCACTTTCCATCGATTTGATTAACATTGAACCATTAGACGACTTGCATCAACCAAAAGGAATTATCAAACAAGCGCAGGAATTGGCTGCTGAAGCTTTTGGCGCTGATCACACCATATTTTCTGTTCAAGGTACGAGCGGAGTCATTATGACCATGATTATGGCGGTATGTAATCCCGGCGACAAGATCATCGTGCCACGGAATGTACACAAATCTATCATGAGCGGAATTGTTTTATCGGGCGCGACTCCTGTCTTTTTACATCCAGAAATAGACCCTGTTTTCGGGATCTCACATGGAATTACACCGCAAGCTGTGGAAAAAGCATTGGAGCAGCATCCCGATGCAAAGGCAGTTCTCGTCATCAATCCAACCTATTTCGGAATTGCCGGTGACTTAAAGAGTATCGTTCAAATTGCGCATGCCAGAGGAGTGCCTGTACTCGTAGATGAAGCGCATGGCTCACATGTTCACTTCCATCCCAAGCTTCCCCTGTCGGCGATGCAAGCTGGTGCAGATATGGCAGCAAGCAGTATGCATAAATTAGGAGGCTCTCTGACGCAGAGTTCGTTGTTGAACATTCAGGGAAATCTCGTCTCGATTCAGCGTGTACAAGCTATCTATAGCATGCTCACGACGACATCCACCTCCTATTTACTGCTTGCTTCGCTCGATGTGGCGAGAAAGCGGTTGGTTACATCCGGGAAAACGCTATTGGATCAAACGATTCAGCTAGCAAACGAAGCACGAGCACAAATCAATAAAATTAATCATTTGTACTGCATTGGGAGAGAAATTATCGGGACAAATGGAGCGTTTGCTCATGATCCGACCAAGCTGGTCATCTCGGTAAAAGACCTCGGCATTACAGGATATGAAGCTGAAAAATGGCTCCGTGACCGCTATAACATTGAGGTAGAGCTATCTGACCTGTATAACATCGTTTGTATTATCACACCAAGTGATACGAAAGAAGATTTGCAAATCCTTGTCTATGCCTTGGAGGAGCTGGCTGCCGGGTCCGAGGATCAAGGAAACAGAAAAAGCCGCCCGAAGATGCAGCTTCCAAAAATACCGGTGCTCGCTGTCACCCCGCGTGATGCATTTTACGCACCGACAGAGATGATTCCTGTCGAACAATCGGTGGGAAGAATTATCGCGGAGTTTGTCATGGTATATCCACCAGGTATTCCGATCTTTATCCCGGGTGAGATCATTTCGGAAGAGAACCTCATCTATACGAAGAAAAACATCGAGGCAGGTTTACCTGTACAAGGCTTTGAAGACCCCACGCTTCAAACCATACGTGTCATCAAGGAATAA
- a CDS encoding ABC transporter ATP-binding protein yields the protein MERNILEIKNLTTCFFTDDGTVKATDRVSINVGKGQTVCLVGESGSGKSVTSLAVMRLIDYAGGFIQSGNVMFHGQDLAAKDLDEMMHIRGNKIAMIFQDPMSALNPVFTVGDQIAESLMLHQNMSQQDAFKKAIEMLRLVGIPAPEVRVKQYPHEMSGGMCQRVVIAMALACNPEMLIADEPTTALDVTVQAQILDLLRRLQKELGMSILLITHDMGVAAEMADRIAVMYAGTIVEEGTVERIFDEPRHPYTIGLLQSIPGFEGERGGELYTIQGTIPSITQLPTGCRFHPRCPHAIDKCRKEEPILREVVTGQQVACWLNEDVSNLFRINQRANSVAGSKAEVNRQ from the coding sequence GTGGAACGTAACATCCTCGAAATAAAAAATTTGACCACTTGCTTCTTTACGGATGACGGCACGGTCAAGGCCACGGATCGAGTGAGCATCAACGTTGGCAAAGGACAGACGGTGTGCTTGGTAGGGGAATCCGGTAGTGGAAAAAGTGTGACGTCACTTGCGGTCATGCGATTGATTGATTATGCGGGCGGATTTATTCAGAGTGGGAATGTCATGTTTCACGGTCAGGATCTGGCCGCAAAGGACTTGGATGAAATGATGCACATTCGCGGGAACAAAATCGCGATGATCTTCCAAGACCCGATGTCGGCTCTCAATCCGGTGTTTACGGTAGGCGATCAAATTGCGGAGAGCTTGATGCTGCATCAAAATATGAGCCAGCAGGATGCGTTCAAAAAAGCGATCGAGATGCTTCGGTTAGTTGGGATTCCGGCGCCAGAAGTACGAGTGAAGCAGTACCCGCACGAAATGTCTGGAGGGATGTGCCAGCGTGTTGTCATTGCGATGGCCTTGGCCTGCAACCCGGAAATGCTGATAGCAGACGAGCCAACTACTGCTCTAGATGTTACGGTTCAGGCGCAAATTTTGGATTTGCTCAGACGGCTGCAAAAGGAATTGGGCATGTCGATTTTGCTGATCACCCATGACATGGGGGTAGCAGCAGAGATGGCGGATCGTATCGCGGTAATGTATGCAGGGACGATTGTGGAGGAAGGAACGGTCGAACGCATATTTGACGAGCCCCGGCACCCGTACACGATTGGCCTGCTACAGTCCATCCCCGGATTTGAAGGGGAGCGCGGCGGAGAATTGTACACGATCCAAGGCACCATCCCGAGTATTACCCAATTGCCGACGGGCTGCCGTTTTCACCCGCGTTGTCCGCATGCGATCGACAAATGCCGAAAAGAGGAACCCATCTTGCGCGAGGTTGTTACAGGACAACAAGTGGCTTGCTGGTTGAATGAAGATGTCAGCAATCTATTCAGAATAAATCAGCGTGCCAATTCAGTCGCTGGAAGCAAAGCAGAGGTGAACCGCCAATGA